TTCCAAATGGTATTCTGGCAAGAAGCTCTAGCTCAACTGTGAGGTTTGTGGGCTCAATGCCCGTGTAATTTACCAATTAAAACAAATGACGATAATTGTATGACACTATGATTTCTGGGTGAATTTGATTTGGGTCCAATTGTATCAGTCAGTGTCTGTTGCTTTCTGTTTAGTCATTTTGTCTGATGCAATAAATGTGTTTAGCCATTGTTGTTGACACGGCTTGTCAAACAGCAAGCATTCTCATTTTCTGGCAGAAGTTCAAGGTAGGGATTTGAGTTCAGGTGACTTTTTTGATGGGTTTCAATGATCCAAAACTCTTGTGCACTCGTTTTGCACATCTTCCTACCAATGTTGCATACTTCTGTTAAAACATAAGCATTAGCATGCTGAGGACCATTTGTTTTGAAGTCGGATGTTATCAACATTTGCCAGTATCACTGGATGCATTCTAGAATTGCTTGCAGTCTTGTGCAATAACTCTTTTTGCATtggaaattttgagtatttCTCCACATGAACACATGCTTAGTGGTACACTTGGGGATTACCCGGCAGAACtcattttcctactttttaGTTTCCATTGCGGGTCTTTTTCTCAATCTTTATTTTTCCGCTTTCAGTTTTTCATGGATGACTGCTTGCAAAGGCTTATTGATAGAATTGATTCGGGAGAGGACTTAAAAGGCATGATGACTAGTTTGCGTATCTCCAAGCTGGTTAGGTTTCGCCTAGAAATGCAAGCTCCATACATATCAAAATGGCCTCAAGCTCTTAGCATCCAGGTATCATCCTTTGCCCCAGTTCGTCTTGTTAGCACTTTGACTTGCATTAATAAATCTGAAACATGGAAAatatctattttcatttttgtctGCAGGCACAACCAATGAATGTTCCAACAAGTTTTAAGCAGCGGGCGATGCTTGTAGATGAGATCTGGCATGCTGTTGGTGATGGGGCATCTGATATTGATTGGTATCTAAAGCGCACTGTCCTCGGGGGAATATACTCAACGACAGAGATATACATGCTGACTGATAGTTCCACAGGTTTGTGTTCTTTACTTTGTTCTCAGAACTCAGATTATAATTGTGAACCATCCATCTCGTTGTTGTGTAGAATGCGCccaacccccacccccaccaccaccaccacccaaaaaaaaaacttttttcatgAACTTTTCTTTGGTATGAACCCTTCTTGAATGCTTACATTGTGCAATATGAGTAAAAACAGATTTCAAAGTACTATCATAAATGCAATATAGGAAACAACATAGTACTAAGTTGGTTGCCATTTTCTGACAGATTTTCGTGATACATGGTCTTTCTTGGATAATCGTGTGAGAGATGCGTTTGATCTGAAGAAGACCATCCAAGAGGTGGTGTCTCTCgcttcttttctgttttgggtTCTTTCTAGATTTATCAATTCTAGCCATTCGGGAATTTAAGTTTGGAAATGTATGACACCCTTCATTGTGGCAAACTTTTGCAGGTAACATATTTGGCAGAAGCCGTTGGTGCTGGAATGGGGAGCTCTTTGCAAGGATTTGTGAATAGAGTTTTTCGAGTATGATCGTTAATTTGAGGGATGGTTTAGAAGAAACCATTGGAAAGCCTATGGAAAGCATCAGGCGCTGGGTCACTTGGGGTTTGTTGCTTGGAAGAGATGCTGTGTTGGTAGTACTTTTGATGGTCTTACAAATTATCTCCGATGTTTTATTTGTCTAATTCTTTGTCTATTGGTACAAAGCCGTTCAAGGCTAGAACCTGAATAATGTTTAACTCTTTTGTTATATGCATCACTGTTAAATTTGATTTCCTGTGGATTTCTCCACTGTCCTGTAAATACAAATTATCGCCGATgttttatttgtctaaattcTTTGTCTATGGGTACACAGCCGTTCAAGGCTGGAACCTGAATAATGTTTATCTCTTTTCTTATATGCATCACTGTTAAATTTGATTTCCTGTGGATTTCTCCACTGTCCTGTAAAATTTAAATACACCCCTTTACCCGGCTACAGGGAAGGATAAAAGATTTACTACGATATATATTGTACTTAGAAATCCATGTCTTACAACGATATAAGATTTACTACAAGATAGGGAAACTTCTCAATGGGTTGCTTCGGGTTTGATCATGTGTACTGTGTAGAATTCGCATATCCTTCAATATGAATatccataaaagaaaaaaaggaagaaatcaTAATGTAGACGGGATTATAATGCCATTgaagaaactatatatataaaggaataTGCAATTTCTCCAGTGCCTTTTTGATAAGGCATTTAAAATATTCCATGACATCCACTAAAGCGACCGAAAGAGAGAAATGTCTAAAACTCATGCgaaagaaaaagttaaagaCATTATTCTCCTCATTTTTCAGCTTCCCCTTCTTTATTTACATGGCCTTATGCCAGCCTCCTACTGCTGTTCCCCCTCAATCTCTCTGGAAAGTTTCCAAGGCACAACAGGCATGGATTTGAACGAAAACCGTCCAATCGTCTGTGACAATGGAACAGGCTCTGTCAAGGTGAGTCAATCAATCATCTTGTTTCTTTCTCTGCAACCAAACATTATATATGTTCTAAGTACTAACAATATTATTCCATGATGCAGGCTGGGTTTTGTGGTGATGATGCTCcttgtgtactttttcctagCATAATAGACCGGCCGCGAAACGTGCATGCTATGATTGGCATTGAACAGAAGGCTATCTACTTTGGAGATGAAGCACAAGCAAGGCGTAGGATCCTCAGTTTAAGCTATCCCATTGAGCATGGAATAGTGAGAGTCTGGGAAGCTATGGAGAGACTCTGGGAGCATACATTTGACAAGGAGCTCAGGGTCAACATAGAAGAGCACCCTGTCCTCTTAATGGAAGCCCCGTTGAATCCCAAAACTAACAGAGAGAAGATGGTGGAGATCTTGTTTGAAGGTTTCGAAATCCCAGCCACGTATATAGCCATTCAAGCTGTGCTCTCCCTGTATGCCAGTGGCCGAACCACAGGTAAAACTGAGTTTAGAATTGACCTTTTGAAGTGTGTTCCAATGACAGATTCTAAGAACCTTTTCTTTCAGGAATTGTCATGGATTCTGGAAGAGTCACACATGTAGTCCCAATCTATGAGGGCTACGCACTTCCACATGCCATCCAACGACTTGATTTAGCTGGTAAAGACCTTACAGACTACCTCACCAAGATCCTAACAGAAGGAGGATACATATTCACAACATCAGCAGAATGAGAAATTGTCAGGGACATAAAGGAGTGACTTTCTTATGTTGCAGTGGATTTCGAAAAAGAACTTGGCATATCAAGGCCAGAGTGCTCCGAGCTGGACAAACAATACGAATTGCCTGATGGGGAAGTTATAACGATTGGCGTGGGGCAGTTCAAGTGCCCGGAAGTCCTGTTTGATCCAAGAATGGTAGGAATGGAGTCCGGCGGTGTCCATGAGATTGTGCTGAGGTCAATCAGAAGGTGTGATATGGACATCAGGAGAGAGATGTTTAGGTAATGTGGTACTTAGTGGGGGCACCACTGTGATACCAGGCCTCGCTGATAGGTTGGCTAAAGAGCTGACCTTACTGGCACCTCCTGGAGTAAGGGTGAAGGCAGTTGCACCACCAGAAAGAAAGTACAGTGTTTGGATTGGTGGCTCCATTCTGGCTTCATTAAGCACTTTTCAGCAGGTACATATACAAATTCACATTCTGTTAATGCTTTAATTTTGTAacataatttttgttatgaCAAGTCTTCATTGTTGATATATGAGACTGATCGTTGGTTGTGGTTGTGTTGCAGATGTGGATCACTAAGGAAGACTACACGGAGTCAGGTCCTTCTATTGTCCACATGAAATGCATTTGAACAGAAAGTTATActgctttctctctctcgctctctcacAATGTACTCATTTTTTTCCTGTCAATAAAGAAGCTGAACAGTGCTTAGACTATTTATATATCCTACGCCCAAAAAGGTAGTAGTAATTagaattgtcaattttttacttGATTTACGAACTTGATATGAACGTAATACGAAATTAGTGGATTAGAGTTTAAGAGATTAACCTGCTTAATCAAATAAGTGAAGAttatggttgacctatatagtcttatgtCCATGTTTGACACGATCTAAATTTAACACGTGATATTTAGGACTGTTAATTTTGTATACATCCTGTAAACTTGATGCAGAATTAATACTCTCACAGTCATTTCAGAAATATGCAAGTCATATTGGCTTATATAAGCGCTAAATAGCTAATGTCTTTTAGAAACAAACTCATTGAACTTATAGCCATTATAGGAGATCTCCCCTAGACCtggaaatcatattttattcataattCATCAAACAGATAGAATGCCCAAGCGTATTAAAAATCATTCAAagaaaccaaatgaaaaatatcaaaatttacaaacaaaattaatatctCACAACAAACCCAGCAATACACAATCATTAACCTGAGAAAATATTCTTTGTAGGAAAAGAAACTACAATCTGAAGCAGTATACACAATTTTAAACCACTTAGGCAATATGAAGCATATTTCTCACATCAATATTTAAACAACGCCAATTCATAATGTAGAAACCAAAAAGTTCTCACAGCACATTATACACATTCATTTCCGTAATTTTTGgcatatttgaaatcaaacaaCATAAAGTGGTTTCAAACAAATGACAGTAATCTTAGATTTACTTGGTTCTCTTGATCTACTACAAATCGCCATtcgtgtttttatttttttatagaactCTATGGTGTCTcacgtcaatttttttttttttagtaagaactaaccaaaaaaaatgtaGACACTGCAGAAAtatttttagtaaatttatCCCCGGCAAACTCAAAAAATCAGCAACCCTCAAACGTAACTATCCAACAAATCATTCACTGGCCCATATcacattttttatgaagaagTTTTTTCATAACAAACACTATAAAAAAGAGCAAATTAGGAACAATCAAAATCCTAACCGCAATTTTGTCAAGAGTAAATACAATCTATGTATACTAGTGGAATAAAGCCGAAGCAATAATAAAAGCCCTTGCCACTTCATTTTCAAAGCCCTGAATCCCGTCATCATCAATTTTTTAACACACAAATCCACATCAGTAAAGCCAGAAACTAACTAATAGCAAACACGTGAGGGTTACGACACTTAGTTCTTGACCAAAAATTCTAATAGActaattgatttgtttttacttatatatatatatatatatcactcatGTTAAAGTATATAATTATCCCTCAATCAATACATAACTGTACCAAGTTGAACATACTGCTATCATATTCACTATCCAAATTTTATTGTCGCTCTGATTTAGAATTCATCcaaggaaaacagaaaacaaacaaacatatcaagaaatttttttagaaaaaaggaaaatcaagaaaaacctgGAAATAATAAAGAATCCTTTTTCAAGACCCAAATAAAGTCATCCAGATGTATCAATATGAAGTAAAATAATTGACGTGTCAATCCTTGACTAACTCTAAACAATTTGAACATCGTAGCATCCCTGAGATAAAAATGATAGATAATGTATATACCAACCTCGTAGATTTTCTCCATGCACGCATCTTATCCCTTCTCATAACCTTTCTTAATATTGCGGTCAAGAATTTCCTTTGGCACATAAAGCTCTTTGGCTTTCTCTAGTACAGCAGCCAAAGCCGTATTTGATATTGGATTTGGACCCCATTTCTTTACACTGGATCAGTGGAAAATATGGGCGCGCATTTTAGTCCCATAGTAGTCTATAGCACTGACTTAACATTATAGGTATGACCCATaagaaaactaaataaataactcAATGTACATCAAAGTAAAGACTACGGTCATgaaaaaaccaaaccaaaaataGGGTAGCAAAAAAACTTCATGGCAGTTTTATGCTAATATCCCTCAAAAGCAGAGAATACTACCAAGCAGAACCCACTGTAAAGAAACTTCTGCTAGTAAGTAATTGGTAGGAGCAATGttctatatcttttttttttttttttaatttactttcaGATTGTGAATTCAAGAAAAAGTTAACTAAAAATGGAGTAACTTCGCAGAAACGACTTCCTTTCCAATCCTTGAATATAGCTTTGCTTTCTTTGCATCTTGCACCCCCTGCATTTAAATCATATTTAGAAAGATAAAGTCGAAGGCCACAAAGGAAGTAAATCACATTTAGAAAGATAAAGTCGAAGGCCACAAAAAAGTCTTCCTGGATTCATGATTGATAAAAACCTTGCATCACACACAAAAGAGTTCAGGTAGAAAAAGggttggggaaaaaaaaaactgaaaattgaaagagaatAAATGACCCATATTAAGATTGAAGTAATCTCCCCTAAAATATATTTAGTTATTTCATCAAACATATAGCGTTCAAGTAGAATTGCAAGAAAACAACCAAAGCAAAAGTGACAACAAAAATCTTCCCTGATGTTCGTCTGAGAGtgagagaaaagggaaaaaaaccGTAATCGGAGAGAGAAGAATATGTGTACCGAAAGCCCCcaaatcaactttaaaaatGACCCACTTTCAATTCTGCAGcaaagccaaaaagaaaaaactgagaaatacaaaaccaaaaacagagagagaacgTGCGttagagagaaaaggaaaacgGAGGAAGAATGAAGAGAGAATAgcggagaagaagaaggagaagagaaagaagggaaagaataaagaagaagagagggagaTAGAACGTCCATGAAAGTTAAGAGAAAAGGGAGGGACGGTGGGGAAGAAAACGTTTGGGTTTGGAGAGAGAAAAcgtttgggtttgatttttacGATCACCCGTTCATGCCATGTGTCAGAGTTTAAGCTCTCAGGCAAAACTCAGCTTTtttatatgaataataattcaatgccactgaaatatacaacttttcaccaccttgcctatgtggcaatgtggtcccctactactttttaaatttttttattttttaaaaataaattaaagtgggggaccaccttgccacatagacaaggtggtgaaaagttgtatatttaggtggtagtgaatcactactctttttatatatatatatatatatatatatatatatatatatatatatatatatatatatatatatatatattatgatatgatatatgatatgataagtCAGATtaagattgacctatatagtcttatactaaTAATTCAACACGTGAACATGAATTACTACTACTAAATAaggagtaattctaaacgtcatatccatgtccctcttgtgtccctctaaaaatgaggtggcctttaaaatcaccatgtgatcaaaattcaattttgatcaatcacaagctcaatggtgattttaaaagccatctcatttctagagggacacaagagggacataagtatgacatgtagcattactcc
The Alnus glutinosa chromosome 14, dhAlnGlut1.1, whole genome shotgun sequence genome window above contains:
- the LOC133856541 gene encoding uncharacterized protein LOC133856541; the encoded protein is MYRTAAKLVLLLRAPSGWNSNARLRFPPLRFSTSVNHNQHPETPNFSDPTSSTSTSTSTLSSSSNWSASSTAEEARRQESRRPRVEHEDEQARVLRASLPHVVRLGWTEAAMIAGAREVGVSPSIIGSIPRKEAALVEFFMDDCLQRLIDRIDSGEDLKGMMTSLRISKLVRFRLEMQAPYISKWPQALSIQAQPMNVPTSFKQRAMLVDEIWHAVGDGASDIDWYLKRTVLGGIYSTTEIYMLTDSSTDFRDTWSFLDNRVRDAFDLKKTIQEVTYLAEAVGAGMGSSLQGFVNRVFRV